The Terriglobales bacterium DNA segment CCGGCGCAAAAGAACGTGGTCCCCGCCTCTCCCGCCCCGCAATCGCAATACGTGGGGTCGGAGACCTGCAAGGGATGCCACGAGGACCTCTACAAGAACGTGGAAGGCACGCTGCACGTGCAGACCTTCAAGCTGAAGGACGCCGCCCACCAGGGCTGCGAAGGCTGCCACGGGCCGGGCGCCGCCCACGTGGAGGGCGGAGGCGATAAGAGCAAGATCTTCGTCTTCCCCGCCGCCAAGAGCCAGGAGGTCAGCCAGCGCTGCCTGTCGTGTCACGAAGGCAAGCTGGAGCAACGCCTGTTCCGCCAGTCGCCGCACAACGAGAACGGGGTCAGTTGCACCAGCTGCCACTCCGTCCATCACAGCAAGAAGGAGTACCTGCTGACGGCGGCGCAGCCGGCGCAGTGCTACTCCTGCCACACCGAGCAGCGGGCCGACTTCATGAAGCCCTTCCGCCATCGGGTGGACGAGGGCCTGATCAAGTGCACCGACTGCCACAATCCGCACGGCACGCCGCGCGACCGCCAGCTGCGCTCCTCCCCCAACCAGGACCTGATCTGCACCAAGTGCCACGCCGACAAGCGCGGCCCGTTCGTCTACGAGCACGAACCGGTGCGGGTGGAGGGCTGCACCGCCTGCCACACTCCGCACTCCTCGGTCTATCCGCGGATGCTGCTGACGGCGCGCATCAACACCCTATGCCTGCAGTGCCACGTGCAGATCCCCACCGGCGTGCACGGGCCGCAGAACCAGTACCGGTCGACCTGCATCATCTGCCACAACAGCATTCACGGCTCCAACACCAGCAACATTTTCTTCAAGTAAAGGAAGGAGAAGGACCATGGCAGCTCGAGATCACAATTCGCCCCGGCCCCTCCTTCCCAGAGAGCGGCCGTCGGATGGGAGTCAAAGTATGAATTCAAGGCGTGCAATCGTTATCGCGATCCTGGCATTGCTGCTGCCCCTGTTCGCCCTGGCACAGAACCAGCCCCAGGAGGAACAGCCCAAGGTGTGGGGCGACTACGTTGTGCGCGGCTCGGTCGAATTCGGCGGCCACATCGCCGAATCCGAGGGCAGCGAGCAGATGTACTCCACCCTGGTGGACCTGCACAGCGGTCCCCGGCTGCTGGGGCAGGAACTCACCATGCAATCCCGCACGCGCGTGGGCGGGCTCTTCGACAACCTGTACAGCAGCAGCTTCGGCTTCGGCGGCGACCCCAACGGCATGGCCCGCCTGCGCCTGGAGAAGGACCACTGGTACAACTTCGTCGCCCTTTACCGCCGCGACAAGAACATCTTCGACTACAACCTGTTCGCCAATCCGATGAACCTCAACCCGGGCATCACCACCTGCGGCGTGGGTTGCACCAACGCCTTCACCCCGTCGGCGCTGCCCTGGTATTCGAACACCACGCGGCTGATGGCGGAGACCCGCAACATGGGCGACTTCTCCCTGACCCTGTTCCCGCAGTCCAAGGTCAGCGTGCGCCTGGGATACGCCCGCAACGCCACCTACGGCGCCATGTACACCACCCTGGAGGCCCCGCTGCGCACCATCCTGAGCCAGGACTCGCAGTGGAAGTCCGACCGTTACCAGGGCGGCGTGGACCTGAAGTTCCTGCCACGGACCACCATCAGTCTCGATTTCTTCTTCGAGCACGACAAGAATGACATCGGCTTCACCGATGCCAGCGATATCCTGTACACCCTGGGGATCGGCCCGGCGGGGGCCCCCCAGCAGATCCTGTTCAACGGCCAGCCGCAGCCGGTCGATATCGGCCTTCTGTTGCCACCTTTGGCAGGCACGGCCTCCTGCGCGGGCGCCAACACCCAATCCAACTTCACCGGGGGCCTGTTTCTGATGAGCTCCGGGTGCAACGGCATCCTCCTGAACACCGGCACCGGGGGCCCTTACTTCCGGCATGGGAATGTGCGCACCGACATCCCCACCGGGCAGTTGTCCTTCCAGTCGAGCTATTTTCATAACCTCGACCTGAGCGGCAGTATTGTCTACAGCTCGGCCAGCTCCGACTACTTGAACTTCACCGAGTTCGCCCACTACGGCAGTGCTGCTGTGCCGGCAACTCCGGTGCAGCCGCCGCCGGTCGTGCCGCCGGTGCCGCCGCTCGTAACCACGAGCAATAGCAGCCTTTTCCTGATCAACGGTGCACCCAACGCCGACCGCATGACCGCCAACGCCGATTTCGGGGTCACCTACCACATCAGCAAGAGCCTGTCGGTGTCCGACAAGTTCCGCTGGGTGAACTGGCGGCAGCATGGCTTTGACGACGAGAGCCGCTATGGCTGCTTCCTCAACTCGACGACCTACGCGACGGCGGCGGGAACGACCGGCACCTTCCGTTCGCTACTCAATCCTTGCTTCAGCGGCATACTCGACCTCATCAACCCGTCCGGCGGCGGGCTCATCACCACCTGCCCGACGGCTGGACCTGTCCCCGCCGGTTGCCCCGCCGCAGGGCTCAACCAGGCCCAGGGTTCGGTGGCGCTTGGGGCCGGCAATTATCTGCAGACCCTTGCCAACAGCGCCCTGGTGGGCGAGCGCTCCTACTTCAACACCTTCAAGGTGAACTGGCAGCCCACCCGGCGCTTCAGCGCCTATGTCGGCTACCGCTTTGCCCGCCGCTCCTTCCAGGATGGCAACGCCGGCCTCACCGGCACTCTCTCCTCGGTGACCTCCAACTTCGTCAACGATGGCACCGGCAATCCGCCCACCACTCCCAACTGCAACACCGCCACGCCCACCGCCGGCTGCGACCTGGCGACCGGCATCGCCACCGTCAGCGGCGAAGTGGACAGCG contains these protein-coding regions:
- a CDS encoding DmsE family decaheme c-type cytochrome — translated: MAAWRTPQSLLAMAASAVLLAAGAVAQTPAQKNVVPASPAPQSQYVGSETCKGCHEDLYKNVEGTLHVQTFKLKDAAHQGCEGCHGPGAAHVEGGGDKSKIFVFPAAKSQEVSQRCLSCHEGKLEQRLFRQSPHNENGVSCTSCHSVHHSKKEYLLTAAQPAQCYSCHTEQRADFMKPFRHRVDEGLIKCTDCHNPHGTPRDRQLRSSPNQDLICTKCHADKRGPFVYEHEPVRVEGCTACHTPHSSVYPRMLLTARINTLCLQCHVQIPTGVHGPQNQYRSTCIICHNSIHGSNTSNIFFK